In Prochlorococcus marinus str. MIT 1214, one DNA window encodes the following:
- a CDS encoding AbrB family transcriptional regulator: MLTGKDLLAKVKDLGDVSKSDLVKACGYVSTKKGGGERLNYTAFYEALLEAKGVNLAAESAGGIGKGGRKLSYVATVQGNGNLLIGKAYTALLDLKPGDNFEIKMGRKGFRLVPEGEG; encoded by the coding sequence ATGCTCACTGGTAAGGATTTATTAGCCAAGGTCAAAGACTTGGGAGATGTCTCAAAATCTGATCTTGTTAAAGCTTGTGGATATGTATCCACAAAGAAAGGAGGCGGAGAGCGTCTTAACTACACTGCCTTTTACGAAGCGCTTTTAGAGGCTAAAGGTGTAAACCTAGCGGCAGAAAGTGCTGGTGGTATTGGTAAAGGTGGAAGGAAGCTTAGCTATGTGGCTACCGTTCAAGGAAATGGAAACCTGTTGATAGGAAAGGCCTATACAGCTCTTTTAGATCTCAAACCCGGAGATAATTTTGAGATTAAGATGGGACGTAAAGGTTTTCGTTTGGTTCCAGAAGGAGAAGGTTAA
- a CDS encoding NAD-dependent DNA ligase produces the protein MTPYFPIDIYMRLLGLDKDCFSSWCAKLPEGSTMVVQPKIVGCAVALRYKYGQLVDAYSRQDSEIIENIRNINAIPLRIDDSLKVEVELEGVLYSPSSNSKISIQQLLSNSSSKIDNSSYLFFKAFQIFCSNSDELSDLTQLQSWGFDVPVTLRTDDPKQVKRWHSQWIKNELFSNLPTNGIVAKCNSSLTKNILGVSPSSPNWALALTK, from the coding sequence TTGACTCCATATTTTCCTATTGATATATATATGAGATTACTTGGACTTGATAAGGATTGTTTCTCTAGCTGGTGTGCAAAATTACCAGAGGGATCAACCATGGTTGTACAACCGAAAATTGTTGGTTGTGCAGTAGCACTTAGATATAAATATGGCCAATTAGTAGATGCCTACTCTCGTCAAGACAGTGAGATTATTGAAAATATTAGGAATATCAATGCTATACCTTTGAGGATTGATGACTCTCTAAAAGTTGAAGTTGAGTTGGAGGGTGTTTTATATTCACCTTCATCTAATTCCAAGATTTCAATACAGCAATTGCTATCGAACTCATCTTCGAAAATTGATAACAGTTCCTATCTTTTTTTTAAAGCATTCCAAATTTTCTGCTCAAACAGTGACGAGTTGTCAGATTTGACCCAACTTCAATCCTGGGGATTTGATGTTCCTGTGACTCTAAGAACTGATGATCCTAAGCAGGTTAAAAGATGGCATTCTCAATGGATCAAGAATGAATTGTTTTCAAATCTTCCTACCAATGGGATTGTCGCTAAATGCAATTCCTCATTGACTAAGAACATTTTGGGTGTTAGCCCATCATCACCTAATTGGGCTTTGGCTTTAACTAAATAA
- a CDS encoding DCC1-like thiol-disulfide oxidoreductase family protein, with translation MSDQSLFIYDGECPFCNHFAELIEIKSFLPDFEILDGRKNLPLLTQLYNQGYDLNKGAILINNEKIMHGADAINWICSEIKEPSDSLLEVLRIIFTSNKMTNLLFPFLLWGRRLSLTLKGKSHQPVSENNQFF, from the coding sequence ATGTCAGATCAAAGTTTATTCATATACGATGGTGAATGCCCATTTTGCAATCACTTTGCTGAATTAATTGAAATAAAAAGCTTTCTGCCTGATTTCGAAATATTAGATGGAAGAAAAAATCTACCCCTATTAACTCAACTCTATAACCAAGGATATGATTTAAATAAGGGTGCAATTCTAATCAACAATGAAAAGATAATGCATGGTGCTGATGCAATTAATTGGATTTGCTCTGAGATCAAAGAGCCAAGCGACTCACTTTTAGAAGTACTCAGGATTATTTTCACCTCTAACAAGATGACTAATTTATTATTTCCATTCCTTTTATGGGGAAGAAGGTTATCACTGACATTAAAAGGAAAGTCACACCAACCAGTTAGCGAAAATAATCAATTTTTCTGA